Within the Salvia hispanica cultivar TCC Black 2014 chromosome 4, UniMelb_Shisp_WGS_1.0, whole genome shotgun sequence genome, the region GGGCCGGAAAATCATAACTCAAATGCAGAATTGGGCTACACGGGCTGACCCGTTTGGGTCGGTGGGTTATGGGGCTAGCCCGGGTGGGTTGTGGGTTAGCCCATAGATTtagcatttaaaataaaaatataattaaaattttggattatatacttatatgaagCATATTATAtggtaatatcaatattaaacaCAATATTGATATGAAGTATGTGTGTCTTCTCTCTTAAatgaaatgcatgatttccatttaattgtaGTCAGATTCACGTGTGCTACTAATTAAGcgatatgtttatatattttatttcaattttcaattgccattattttctttctcttgatcactttgatgatactttactatttgcgacaatctgtttttttaataagttaGAATATTGGATTGGATAGAAAGTAATACATAAGATAACTTttgacccgaatagcccgtggGTTAGCTCGAAACCCAGAGACTTAGGGTTAAGGCCGAAAATTTATAACTCAAAAATTCATATCCCGAATAACCCACACCCAAATAAGTCGACAACACGAGTGGATTGGCCCAAACCCagcccaattgacatccctacttgGAGGTACAGGATGTACGGAGAAAATATTATACCATACAcctttgttatttttcttcatacttATTAAAGAATCTAATAGTCATTATTTCATATATAGGGGCAACTAATAACCCTAGCCCTTAACACATTTAATCAGCCTACATACATAGATTAcacacaaaaataatgaagttGTACTAGTAATACGACCAAAACCTGGCTTGACATCCCCTATATAACCATCTCTTCCCAAACACAACCAAGCATCACACAATACAACAAcataacacacacaaaaaaaaattcaagaatgtCGAATGTGAGTAAGGTTGTCTTGGTGATGGCTATCTGCGCTTGCGTGGTGGCGATCAGCGCAGACGATTGCCAGCAGGTGCTTACGCAGCTGCAGCCGTGCAGGAACTACCTGAAATCGGGCGGTAACATCCCCGCCAACTGCTGCAAGGGCGTTACCACGCTGAACAAGGCCGCCACCACGGTGGCTAAGAAGCAGCAATTTTGCAAATGTCTGCAATCTGAGGCCAAATCTTTGGGCGTTAACTCAAATTATGCTTCAAGCTTGCCTCAGAAGTGTAAGGTTAACGTTGGCTATCCAATTAGCTTCTCCGTTAACTGTACCaggtaaattattttatttatttattaataatttttttatagatatatatgtgtgtttatTAATAAATGTTGTGTGTTTTTGCAGTATCCATTGAGTTGTGGAAATGTGTGATTTCGGAGTATGGAATAATCGATTAGGGTTTGTtatgtagtactaatatttatgttttcgATTTTTAATTTCTGCCTTTTGTAATAACACGTGTGGTGGTTTGGTTTATTtgtctactactactaatttcgCCTTTTGTAATAATACGTGTGGACTGTGGTGGTAGTAATATATTTCTTGTTGCCTTTGATTTCTTGTAGTACTACATTAATGGAAATGTGGCAAGTTATAATTAGCAGCAaacgaaagaaaaaaaaatacaaggaGTGAATATTTCACCAGTATATCCAaagtcaataaaaaataataataattattatgaaaGTGAATCGACGTAATATCACAATTTCCAAacattaaaaaagtaaaaaattcgACATAGCAATATACATCAATTAAATTACTCCCTGCGTACAACTCTAAGTGacatatattttctatttgagATGTCTCACTTTAAATGACATGcacatttctaaatatagaaacatcactatttctattttttttccactctcttactttattatcacCACTTTActtacaaaataatagtaccacataaaatctcgtgtcgaaTTAGGAATACTCCACTTAGAGTGGAACAGAAGGAATATTAGTTTTTGGGCTGGCTATGGCCTATATATGAATCTGGCTAAGTTAAACCCGAGATTGACGATTCCCATATAATATACCAAACAATATAAGTTCAGCTAGCTAAGAGCATCTTCGaacatttacactaaatttatatttattttagtgtaTATGTCACTTCAGATtttactctaactatttacacagaattaaaaaaaataatatattatgctTCTTTTAcgtcaaaatatttaaaaagatttttggttttgttttagTGTTTATTAAGTACCATTGGCGCTGATTTACCCATTTTACATTTTAGTATACTATTAAAGATGGATGGTCTAAGTTATTATACTCTTGaacatgaataaattataaattatgacAGGTATGTACAACTGAGATGAGATGAAAAATTAACATGTGGCACTCTCTTATGCTATAATCTCTTTGCAATATATTTTCTCGCCcagctaaaataaaaaataacaaaaactagCTCACTGAATCAATATTAAAACAGAATTTGATGATTTAGTTCTCTCTAGTTGATCTGCATATCAAAGTTTTTAATGGTTaactaaaacttaaaacatCCGTTTCTAATACCTAATGAATTAGATTGATAAAATTGAGCAAGTGAAGGATTTTATACAAACATGAATTTTTGTTCAGTTAATTAATTCTTAAAGAATATACGATTGAATTATCTAAATTCCATATGTTTATAATGGAACAAGGATGTATATACGAGTGAACTTATCTTCTTCtgctaattttttaatttattttttataatattttttcaaatccgACTCATAACGGTGGACTGACCAAATATACAGTCACGGCAAATGATTGTATATGAAGGGCtagaaaacaattaattattacaCTACAAAAAACTGTCAATTTACCAGCGAAAATTGGTAGC harbors:
- the LOC125224453 gene encoding non-specific lipid-transfer protein 1-like, whose protein sequence is MSNVSKVVLVMAICACVVAISADDCQQVLTQLQPCRNYLKSGGNIPANCCKGVTTLNKAATTVAKKQQFCKCLQSEAKSLGVNSNYASSLPQKCKVNVGYPISFSVNCTSIH